One genomic region from Vanacampus margaritifer isolate UIUO_Vmar chromosome 2, RoL_Vmar_1.0, whole genome shotgun sequence encodes:
- the LOC144044104 gene encoding uncharacterized protein LOC144044104, which yields MHIRGALLFLCIISVVQSQEWKQEMLRWYPKEHKDAKTCTNLTQILDNWKFAILTRVKELLINDHASVLPEYSRIAPLSDALGELHRQFNNLKDDLASLTAKFDGVEAFVDRVRDGSFMQRGRPGATFKLAQMRPLQPIRIRRRGPHRS from the exons ATGCACATTCGAGGGGCTCTTCTCTTCCTCTGTATCATCTCAGTGGTTCAATCGCAAGAATGGAAACAGGAAATGCTGCGTTGGTACCCGAAAG AACACAAAGATGCCAAAACTTGCACTAATCTGACCCAAATACTGGACAACTGGAAATTTGCAATTTTAACGCGCGTGAAGGAGCTGCTCATCAATGACCACGCGTCTGTCCTTCCTGAATACAGTCG GATCGCGCCACTGTCAGACGCTCTGGGGGAGCTCCACAGACAGTTCAACAACCTCAAGGATGACCTGGCGAGTCTCACGGCAAAGTTCGATGGTGTGGAGGCTTTCGTGGACCGCGTCAGGGACGGCAGCTTCATGCAGAGGGGTCGACCTGGCGCCACTTTCAAGTTGGCCCAGATGAGGCCTTTGCAGCCAATTAGAATAAGAAGAAGGGGACCGCACAGGTCCTA